The genome window CTGGGAGTAGATGAAAGAATAACAGGGCCCGTCACAAACAAAGGCTGCACTTGTTGCGCTGATGATGGCCggctctctctgtttttctgcatCAGTATGCTTTTGGTAGAAGCTGCTGTTTAGTCCTGTCAAATACCAAGTGTTCTAATGCTTGTCTTTTCCTCCCTCAGATGGGCTCTGTGGTATTTCAAGAACGACAAGAGCAAAAGCTGGACAGAGAACCTGCGTCTCATTTCCAAGTTTGACACAGTGGAAGACTTTTGGGCGTAAGTTTTGGCATTTTaatcaaaatcacatttttacttaGTAATTCAGTTGGAGACAATAAGGGATTTTGAAAAGAACACTGGGTATTGTGCAGATAACATAAATTATCAAGTAATTCATTTCTTTATGCGCACATTCTCATCTGCTGTCTACCCCtcacttgttttgtttgcatcTGTATAACTTAAAACGCTGATTCAGATCAAATTGAAGTGTTTCCTGAATATCAGAATGCCCCAACAAGTAGTAAAACAATCTTTACAGGAAAGCATCTTGCACTTTAATCATATGAAAAGATACTTGTGTGAAAGCGGCTCAATATGTAGCCCTTTATCAATGTTTAATCAACCCTTTACTGTGCCGTTTATGTCAACCAATGATGTTTGAACTGTCTCTGAAGTCAACCAGCTGGAATACTTACAACCCTTTTGTGTTTCTTACAGATTATACAACCACATACAGCAACCTAGCAAACTTGGCTATGGCTGtgattattgtttatttaaggtAAGCCTTTTCCTTTTCAACAATAGGATGCATTAAGCATGTAAAGTTACTCAAttgagaatcagaatcaggtttatggccaagtaggtttacacatacaaggaatttgctttgtgtgttggtgcatgcataaacacaagaggtttataaaaactataaaagaatatacagggtttcccacacacagACTTTACTCGGGCGGGCCGCCTAGGTATATTTCGCGACccatttaggtttttattttaatttaatttttgtatccgtccgcgagcacgacgccatccgGGATCGATTcactagtggacaatgatctcctcgctctacgcctcctgtacctgttcgctctgctatcgtgtgtaGGGTCTGCTAACaaacgacaaaacagaaagggagaccttACGAGGAAAAGAGTAAGGTTCTCTCCCCCCACCCGTGCCCGGTCATTTGCAGCCCCCCCAAGTACatttcagatctgtgggaaactGATATATACAAATCAAAGTACGTAAGAATATgactctgaaaaataaaatatttgcagTATCTCAGAGGGAGATCTGTGCCGTTCTTATAGAGGTGGCTGTGTTAGTGGGAGCTGTTTAAGTTTGCTACAAATTCATAGtaatgctttcattttaaacaaccATGAATGAAGTtattaaatgtgtctcttcACTCTGTTGATCAGGATGGGATCAAGCCGATGTGGGAAGACGATAGGAACAAGCTCGGGGGTCGATGGCTGATGACCCTCAACAAGCAACAGAGACACAATGATCTTGACCGCTACTGGATGGAGACGGTAAGCGAGTGGTTTCATGGAGCAGCTCATAGATAAACGCATATCTTAACATTTCACgttcaagacaaaaaaaacaacagtatgaTTCATAATGTcccattttgtgtattttgcagcTCTTGTGTTTAGTCGGTGAGTCGTTTGATGAGGCAAGTGAAGATGTGTGTGGAGCTGTGGTCAACGTCCGACCTAAAGGTGACAAAATAGCAATCTGGACGAGCAACTGCCAAAACAGGGACGCCATCATGACGATAGGGTAAGATGAAAAGTCACCttgtacattttgaaacaacCCTGATGCAAGTAATAGTGGTCTTGTAGTTGACCACTAGATGGAGACACTAAGTTGGCATCCGTCTTCACACAGCTTCTTGCTTTTCCACAGGCAAAATTATAAAGAGCGTCTGAGCATCCCCACCAAGGCCATTATCGGCTACCAGTCACATGACGACACATCCAGCAAGAGTGGATCCACCACCAAGAACATGTATTCCGTTTGAAAAACTCCTCCACCCCGGTTTCAACTTGCTGTAGATTTAAACAATTACCAAACCGCATCATCACAATAATAATTTGAGTTGTCAACTACTGTAgtgtcttttcctttttattgaaaAGAGATTTGTTCATAGTGTGTACAGTTGGCGCTTCCCCCAGCATAATGAATAGGGAGGAGGCCAGAAAGGAGTATTTGGCTCTAAATGTCACGTGAGCTAGAGAACGCgcattatttcctttttagAGTTGAAGAGTTCTGTGATTAATACCAGTGACATCCCCTAGCTTAGCTAAAGCTTTTTTTCAGTACCTAATGGCTTTGAGTTGCAAAAAAACTTAACTTTACAGCCTTGTCTTTCTTATTCTGACTTATAACCCTCCTGACAAATGCTGTTTGTCACCTTGCAGGTAAACTTATCATGGGCAATTAACCTTTTCACAGAACAAATTTTAAGGGCAGTTTTATCTTGAGTTTTCCAGAAGTGTTAAGCATGAGTTGGGCTTTTAGGCACCCCAGCTTGAGAAATCTACAGTATCTTAAAGTTTTGTAAAAGCAGCGTTCTCACTCCAAATTAGGGGTTACATTTAAGGCCGCTTATTGTTTCAGCCATGCCGGAATTATGAAAATATAGCTtgtagtagttttttttttttctctttttttcttccccttacatttatttataatgtatgcATTGAGATACTTAGTTGAAAAACGACCataaaacttgtgttttttcaaattgttttttttctctttttgttacTACGGTCAATAATGTGTTCTACTGCATAtagatgacatttttttacagtgtaccATAAAGATGCTGACAGAATTAGGTGTGCTTTTCACTGTTTTCTTCCTAACAAAAACTGTAGATAATGATGTTGCACGCCTCTCTTGGTTGATGCAAAGAAAAGATGATATTCATTGTGAAATGATTTTGCTCATAATGTATCTTTATTATCTGTAATTCCAGGATGTATATTACCTTCTTTCAAGTAAAGGTTAAGTGCTTTGCATTAAAACCAAAAGCATGTTGTCTTGTTTAGTGGACATTAAATAAGACGTACACTTGCGAGTTATGTCTAGCTAGCAGCCCGTTATAACTTTGGCACAAATATTGCATTAAAGTAGGACTCCATCATTACAGAAAtaggaaatacatttcagaaactTATAAATGTACCTTTTAAAGGTAAATTATGTTGAGGAATCCTTACTCTAGTTTACACATTAAACGTCGAAACATTCAACCCACCACGCCTAAAACTATTCAATGCTTCTGGAACGCTGACCTGTTTGGGATTTTGACGTCATTGCTTTCAGTACACACTGACTCTATTATGGGGCTGTCTCTTAGTAATGCAATCAAACAGGATTTAGTGACACCACAAGGACTGAAAAAACCTGAATGGGTTGTTTTTTCATCACACTACACCCTAGATATGGATTTAAAGTACAATCAGCAGAATAAAAGGACTCCAGTGTATTCAGTGGTCATGATTTAATAAAGTGTCAAAGCTATATACAAGTGCTTAAAGAACCTTAGTGTGAAGCTAACATCAGTGACATTTTCATGAAATCAATCCTTATTAGTGTACCTAATGAGGAATTGTTCATTGttgattatattaaaatatgataACGTAGAAAGTAATTGCACAATACAGCTGATAAAGAAGGCTTCTTAGTGTGACATATCAGGGTTAATTGTTCTGTTGGCAGAGCATCAACATGACATGATCAAAGCAattcatcatgtttttgttcatttgcttttcaaccttttttttcaataaataaggAATAACAAACATATATgcctggtttaaaaaaaagtttaggcTACTGTATCCAAAGGTTGAAATAAAAGTTCTCTTAATTCATAAATAGTTATTATTCCACCCGAGCGGCGAGGAAGTACATCAATGGTCTCCAAGCCAAGGTCCAGCCCCAGACATCTTCACAGATTTCTTACTCAGTCCATCCTCAGCTTATGTGCTGCACCTGGACCCTGGGGGCCTCATATCAGGACATTGTCATAATCAAAGGCTTTTGCTCCTCTCGTTTGTTCAGCAGATTTGAAAGCATGAATGacgaaaagaagaaaaactccACAGCAAAGCTGAGCTCAAACAGCTCCAGGTTGACGCTGAGCATCCACTCAAATATGGCCGACAAGTGAACGTAAAAATACTGGTCCTGggcaaacaaaactgtatctGAAAGGTTTCAAGTTAAGGATGCAATGCAGTCAATCCCTTAAAAAAACAGTCATTGTAAAGAGCTCCTGAGCAGATGTGCAATCCCTAAAAACTCCATGACAgtaatattgaaaataaagatgtatcAATGCACAAAATACAAGGAAGCCAGCTGTTATCACACTGTAAGGTAGtgtgtaaataaatactgtattaaACTTTGACCTGAGCCCATAAACTAGAGGCTTGGATGTTCAACCCCCAAACGTGGAGGTATAACCAGCTAGAGTAAGTGTTATAATCAACTGCTCCAATTGTTGACTTGTGTGTAGCTCCCAGATGTAAATAAGATGCTTAAAATTGATGTAGCTAGAAAAGATTTTGTACTCAATTATATCACGGCGACTGTTGTAGCCTGTCCCACTTTATAAACACTTCAGCAGCAGACCGGATCCAGATATGGCACAGGGGAATATTGTTATGCAGAGCAGCTGGACTATGTCATTGAGACGTCACTGCTAAAGTCAATTGCTCGAATATCGTGTCTAAAGCTACACTAAATGAATCTACCTATGTTTACTTTCATCCAACCTGCTTAACCAGACACAACTCATTGCACACCTATCATCATATTGGTGCAAAATTGCCCTCAAATAGAATAATTGTGCTGAAAACCTACACAAAAAATAAGTTAACGAAGCTCCAACTTTTATGAAAGGATACAGCAGATGGTTACAATGGTTTGAACCACAGTGGAGACGATGCGGAATGGATAGAGAGCCTTCTCATATCCTGTCAGCACACACTTGCCGGTCAGCGCGGTGAGTAACACGGTGTAGAAGCAGATACACATGAAACTTATGGCAGCTCCGAAGTAGTG of Eleginops maclovinus isolate JMC-PN-2008 ecotype Puerto Natales chromosome 22, JC_Emac_rtc_rv5, whole genome shotgun sequence contains these proteins:
- the eif4e1c gene encoding eukaryotic translation initiation factor 4E family member 1c, which gives rise to MATSEPKAPETEEQQPAEKTENQVVVNSENYIKHPLQNRWALWYFKNDKSKSWTENLRLISKFDTVEDFWALYNHIQQPSKLGYGCDYCLFKDGIKPMWEDDRNKLGGRWLMTLNKQQRHNDLDRYWMETLLCLVGESFDEASEDVCGAVVNVRPKGDKIAIWTSNCQNRDAIMTIGQNYKERLSIPTKAIIGYQSHDDTSSKSGSTTKNMYSV